Proteins from one Aureimonas sp. SA4125 genomic window:
- the trpA gene encoding tryptophan synthase subunit alpha, protein MTTRIEDRFASLKAEGRPALVTFLMAGDPDGETAFDIMAALPAAGSDLIELGMPFSDPMADGPAIQKAGLRALNGGETLRKTLATVARFRQGDQATPIILMGYFNPIYVYGVDAFVAAALAAGVDGLIVVDLPPEMDDELCLPALAQGLNFIRLATPTTDDKRLPAVLANTSGFVYYVSITGITGAAAPDAGKVGAAVARIKRHTDLPVCVGFGVRTPEQANAIGHAADGVVVGSALIGAIEATLEEGRATPGTKEAVLDLVRALASGVRAPSLAEA, encoded by the coding sequence ATGACCACACGCATCGAAGACCGTTTCGCCAGCCTCAAGGCCGAGGGGCGCCCGGCGCTGGTGACCTTCCTGATGGCGGGCGATCCCGATGGCGAGACCGCGTTTGACATCATGGCCGCCCTGCCGGCCGCGGGGTCGGACCTGATCGAGCTCGGCATGCCCTTCTCCGATCCCATGGCCGACGGGCCGGCGATCCAGAAGGCGGGGCTTCGGGCGTTGAACGGCGGCGAGACGCTGCGCAAGACGCTCGCCACCGTCGCGCGCTTCCGCCAGGGCGACCAGGCGACGCCGATCATCCTGATGGGCTATTTCAACCCGATCTACGTCTACGGCGTCGACGCCTTCGTCGCGGCGGCACTGGCGGCCGGCGTCGACGGCCTCATCGTCGTCGACCTGCCGCCGGAGATGGACGACGAGCTCTGCCTGCCGGCGCTCGCCCAGGGCCTCAACTTCATCCGCCTGGCGACGCCGACGACCGACGACAAGCGGCTGCCGGCCGTCCTCGCCAACACCTCGGGCTTTGTCTACTACGTCTCGATCACCGGCATCACCGGGGCGGCCGCGCCCGATGCCGGCAAGGTCGGCGCGGCGGTGGCGCGGATCAAGCGCCACACGGACCTTCCGGTCTGCGTCGGCTTCGGCGTGCGCACGCCCGAGCAGGCGAACGCCATCGGCCACGCTGCCGACGGCGTCGTCGTCGGCTCGGCGCTGATCGGGGCGATCGAGGCGACGCTGGAGGAGGGTCGCGCGACGCCGGGGACGAAGGAGGCCGTGCTGGATCTCGTCCGGGCGCTTGCCAGCGGCGTGCGCGCGCCGAGCCTTGCAGAGGCCTGA
- the rsgA gene encoding ribosome small subunit-dependent GTPase A gives MTDPADPPVSPDGVPLSPAILGWSEFFEAQLGPEDADLVPRRIANVHRARLTALSPGGTVRLVLPPHANTGDYAVGDWVLVDPGTQMLRRRLDRRTVLERRIGGAGEPQLAAANVDTLFIVTSCNADFNPARLERYLALANQAGTEPVILLTKADMIGQAGPEAGHDAGEAGMTAEDYRTKAGALQRGLPVIFINPRADDAPAVLAPWCGEGRTVALVGSSGVGKSTLVNTLAGPGMAAPQVTGGIREQDAKGRHTTTARSLHAIAGGGWVIDTPGMRTLHVSDSGYGLDTLFAEITELAPRCKFRDCTHAHEPGCAVQAAIREGVLDPDRLTRWRKLQGENTANTPVQTGPRGNRVTAPRGRKR, from the coding sequence GTGACAGATCCTGCCGACCCCCCCGTTTCGCCCGACGGTGTTCCGCTCTCGCCCGCCATCCTCGGCTGGTCCGAATTCTTCGAGGCGCAGCTCGGGCCGGAGGATGCCGATCTCGTCCCGCGCCGGATCGCCAATGTCCACCGCGCCCGGCTGACCGCGCTGAGCCCCGGCGGGACGGTGCGCCTCGTGCTGCCGCCGCATGCCAATACCGGCGACTACGCCGTCGGCGACTGGGTGCTCGTCGATCCCGGAACGCAGATGCTGCGCCGCCGGCTCGATCGGCGCACCGTCCTCGAGCGGCGCATCGGGGGCGCCGGCGAGCCGCAGCTGGCGGCCGCCAATGTCGACACGCTGTTCATCGTCACCTCCTGCAATGCCGACTTCAACCCGGCGCGCCTGGAGCGCTATCTGGCGCTCGCCAACCAGGCCGGCACGGAACCGGTGATCCTGCTGACCAAGGCCGACATGATCGGCCAGGCGGGACCCGAAGCAGGGCATGACGCCGGCGAAGCCGGCATGACGGCGGAAGACTATCGGACGAAGGCGGGGGCGCTGCAACGCGGGCTGCCGGTCATCTTCATCAATCCGCGGGCCGACGACGCGCCGGCGGTGCTGGCGCCCTGGTGCGGCGAAGGCCGAACGGTCGCCCTCGTCGGCTCGTCCGGCGTCGGCAAGTCGACGCTCGTCAACACGCTCGCCGGTCCCGGCATGGCGGCGCCGCAGGTCACGGGTGGCATCCGCGAGCAGGACGCCAAGGGCCGGCACACCACCACGGCGCGCTCGCTTCACGCCATCGCCGGCGGCGGCTGGGTCATCGACACGCCGGGCATGCGCACGCTGCACGTCTCCGACTCGGGCTACGGACTGGATACACTGTTTGCCGAGATCACCGAGCTCGCGCCGCGGTGCAAGTTTCGCGACTGCACGCATGCGCACGAGCCCGGCTGCGCCGTGCAGGCGGCGATCCGGGAAGGAGTGCTCGATCCCGACCGGTTGACGCGCTGGCGCAAGCTGCAGGGCGAGAACACCGCCAACACACCGGTGCAGACGGGACCGCGCGGCAACCGGGTCACGGCGCCGCGCGGCAGGAAGCGCTAA
- the accD gene encoding acetyl-CoA carboxylase, carboxyltransferase subunit beta, with the protein MNWITNYVRPKITSLLTRSEVPENLWIKCPETGEMVFHKDLEANQWVIPTSGHHMRISARERLKHFLDDGAVHAIELKKVAVDPLKFRDERRYTDRLKDSRAKTGMEDSILVGTGTIEGLPIVAAVQDFSFMGGSLGLAAGEAIVTAAETAVAEHRPLVLFAGSGGARMQEGILSLMQLPRTTVAVEMVKEAKLPYIVVLTNPTTGGVTASYAMLGDVHIAEPGALIGFAGQRVIEQTIREKLPEGFQRAEYLMEHGMVDMVVHRHQMKSTIARLLKLLTKTAAPLADVDTAPSEMPVEAIEAA; encoded by the coding sequence TTGAACTGGATCACCAACTACGTCCGCCCGAAGATCACCAGCCTCCTGACGCGCTCGGAAGTGCCGGAGAATCTCTGGATCAAGTGTCCCGAGACCGGCGAGATGGTCTTTCACAAGGACCTCGAGGCCAATCAGTGGGTGATCCCGACTTCGGGCCATCACATGCGCATCTCCGCCCGCGAGCGGCTGAAGCATTTTCTCGACGACGGTGCGGTCCACGCGATCGAGCTGAAGAAGGTCGCGGTCGACCCGCTGAAATTTCGCGACGAGCGTCGCTATACCGACCGCCTGAAGGACAGCCGGGCGAAGACCGGCATGGAGGATTCCATCCTCGTCGGCACCGGCACGATCGAGGGCCTGCCGATCGTCGCGGCGGTGCAGGATTTCTCCTTCATGGGCGGCTCGCTCGGCCTTGCCGCCGGCGAGGCCATCGTCACGGCGGCCGAGACGGCGGTCGCCGAGCACCGGCCGCTGGTGCTGTTCGCCGGCTCCGGCGGCGCGCGCATGCAGGAGGGCATCCTGTCGCTGATGCAGCTGCCGCGCACCACGGTCGCGGTCGAGATGGTGAAGGAGGCAAAGCTTCCCTACATCGTCGTCCTCACCAACCCGACCACCGGCGGCGTCACCGCCTCCTACGCCATGCTGGGCGACGTCCATATCGCCGAGCCGGGCGCCCTCATCGGCTTTGCCGGGCAGCGCGTCATCGAGCAGACGATTCGCGAAAAGCTCCCCGAGGGGTTCCAGCGGGCGGAATATCTGATGGAGCACGGCATGGTCGACATGGTCGTCCATCGCCACCAGATGAAATCCACCATTGCGAGGCTCCTGAAGCTGCTGACCAAGACCGCGGCGCCCCTGGCCGACGTCGACACTGCGCCGAGCGAGATGCCCGTCGAGGCGATCGAGGCGGCATGA
- a CDS encoding altronate dehydratase family protein codes for MATPTVRLDTADNVVTALRPLEAGIFVETVQTLAMIPRGHKVATRPIARGEAVVKYAQVIGYAAVDIPAGDHVHVQNVEFRNTVHDYQFSTDLRPVAMVPEAERDTFMGYARANGTVGTRNTIAILTSVNCSATAARQIAAAFGPAELAAYPNVDGVVAYVHGTGCGMAGDGEGFDALQRVMWGYARHPNVGGVLMVGLGCEVNQIDWLLEANGIEKGPLFHAMNIQDVAGLRRTIEVGVERVKAMLPLVNEARRTPCPVSEIMVGLQCGGSDAWSGITANPALGYACDLLVAQGGTGVLSETPEIYGAEHLLTRRAVDAKVGTKLVKLIDWWEDYTARNKGSMDNNPSPGNKKGGLTTILEKSLGAAAKGGTSPLTGVFKYGEPIRTKGFVFMDSPGYDPASVTGQIASGCNMIAFTTGRGSAAGYKPAPSIKIATNSEMYRRMTEDMDVDCGRIVSEGLSIEESGREIYDLIVRVASGEQSKSEAQGLGDFEFVPWQIGATM; via the coding sequence ATGGCCACTCCCACCGTCCGCCTCGACACTGCCGACAACGTCGTCACCGCCCTGCGCCCGCTGGAGGCCGGGATCTTCGTCGAGACCGTCCAGACGCTCGCGATGATCCCGCGCGGCCACAAGGTGGCGACGCGGCCGATCGCGCGGGGCGAGGCGGTGGTGAAGTATGCGCAGGTGATCGGCTATGCCGCCGTCGACATTCCGGCCGGCGACCATGTCCACGTGCAGAACGTCGAGTTCCGCAACACGGTGCACGACTACCAGTTCTCGACCGATCTCAGGCCCGTCGCCATGGTGCCGGAGGCCGAGCGCGACACCTTCATGGGCTATGCCCGCGCCAACGGCACGGTCGGCACGCGCAACACCATCGCCATCCTCACCTCGGTGAACTGCTCGGCCACCGCCGCCCGCCAGATCGCCGCCGCCTTCGGCCCGGCGGAACTGGCGGCCTATCCGAACGTCGACGGCGTCGTCGCCTATGTCCACGGCACCGGCTGCGGCATGGCCGGCGACGGCGAGGGGTTCGACGCGCTGCAGCGGGTGATGTGGGGCTATGCCCGGCATCCCAATGTCGGCGGCGTGCTGATGGTCGGCCTGGGATGCGAGGTCAACCAGATCGACTGGCTGCTCGAGGCGAACGGCATCGAGAAGGGACCGCTGTTCCATGCCATGAACATCCAGGACGTCGCGGGTCTCCGGCGCACGATCGAGGTCGGCGTCGAGCGGGTCAAGGCGATGCTGCCGCTCGTCAACGAGGCCAGGCGCACGCCGTGCCCGGTGTCGGAGATCATGGTCGGCCTGCAGTGCGGCGGATCGGATGCCTGGTCGGGCATCACCGCCAACCCGGCGCTCGGCTATGCCTGCGACCTCCTCGTCGCGCAGGGCGGGACCGGCGTTCTCTCCGAGACGCCGGAGATCTACGGCGCCGAGCATCTCCTGACGCGCCGTGCGGTCGACGCAAAGGTCGGCACCAAGCTCGTCAAGCTGATCGACTGGTGGGAGGACTACACCGCCCGCAACAAGGGCTCGATGGACAACAATCCGAGCCCCGGCAACAAGAAGGGCGGTCTCACCACCATCCTCGAAAAGTCGCTCGGCGCCGCCGCCAAGGGCGGCACGTCGCCGCTGACCGGCGTCTTCAAATATGGCGAGCCGATCCGCACCAAGGGCTTCGTCTTCATGGATTCGCCGGGCTACGACCCGGCCTCGGTCACCGGCCAGATCGCGTCGGGCTGCAACATGATCGCCTTCACCACCGGCAGAGGCTCGGCCGCGGGCTACAAGCCGGCACCCTCGATCAAGATCGCCACCAATTCGGAAATGTACCGGCGGATGACCGAGGACATGGACGTCGATTGCGGCCGCATCGTCTCGGAAGGGCTCTCCATCGAGGAGTCCGGCCGCGAGATCTACGACCTGATCGTCCGCGTCGCCTCCGGCGAGCAGTCGAAGTCGGAAGCGCAGGGGCTCGGCGACTTCGAGTTCGTGCCCTGGCAGATCGGCGCGACCATGTAG
- a CDS encoding pyridoxamine 5'-phosphate oxidase family protein, with the protein MTDMTLADLSKKMADIDFAMLSTRAENGAIAARPMSNNGDVEYDGDSWFFTYEEAHTVADIERDAKVGLSFQGAKSLLGKPPLFIAVEGTAELIRDKVAFAAHWTKDLDYWFEQGIDTPNIVLIKVNARRIHYWNGKDEGEIRL; encoded by the coding sequence GTGACCGACATGACTCTTGCCGACCTGTCCAAGAAGATGGCCGACATCGATTTTGCCATGCTGTCCACCCGCGCCGAGAACGGCGCCATCGCCGCCCGCCCGATGAGCAATAATGGCGACGTCGAGTATGACGGCGATTCCTGGTTCTTCACCTACGAGGAGGCCCATACCGTCGCCGACATCGAGCGCGATGCGAAGGTCGGCCTGTCCTTCCAGGGTGCCAAGAGCCTCCTCGGCAAGCCGCCGCTGTTCATCGCCGTCGAGGGCACGGCCGAGCTCATTCGCGACAAGGTGGCCTTCGCCGCGCATTGGACGAAGGACCTCGACTACTGGTTCGAGCAGGGCATCGACACGCCCAACATCGTGCTGATCAAGGTGAATGCCAGGCGCATCCACTATTGGAACGGCAAGGACGAGGGCGAGATCCGCCTCTGA
- a CDS encoding folylpolyglutamate synthase/dihydrofolate synthase family protein yields MTGLAAAEIDRLLLKHPKGFDLALDRIRRLLTRLGDPQRQLPPVLHVAGTNGKGSVVAFSRAILEADGKSVHTHTSPHLVNWHERYRLGQVGGGRLVEDAVLAEAIARVARANADEPITVFEILTAVTFLLFSEHPADAALVEVGLGGRFDATNVIEAPAACVISTISLDHQSFLGDRVELIAAEKAGIIKRGVPVVVGHQSEAVAAEVIRAAAVRAKAPLLLYGEDFFAFAENGRLVYQDDHGLLDLPMPRLPGRHQMTNAAVAIAGLRAAGFDPSDAAIATGILAAEWPGRLQRLTAGPLARAAVPGTEIWLDGGHNPGAGLVIAEAVAEMEDRVQRPLFLIVGMINTKDPLGFFAAFKGMVRHVFTVPVSTSDAGIDPDILADAAIEAGLDAEPCDSVEEAIRLVCTNWQSEPAPRFLICGSLYLVGEVLALSGLAPK; encoded by the coding sequence ATGACGGGGCTCGCCGCTGCCGAGATCGACCGGCTGCTGCTGAAGCATCCCAAGGGTTTCGATCTCGCCCTCGACCGGATCCGCCGGCTGCTGACGCGCCTTGGCGATCCGCAGCGCCAGCTTCCGCCGGTGCTGCACGTCGCCGGCACCAACGGCAAGGGATCGGTCGTCGCCTTCTCGCGCGCCATCCTCGAGGCCGACGGCAAGTCGGTGCACACCCACACCTCGCCGCATCTCGTCAACTGGCACGAACGCTACCGTCTCGGCCAGGTCGGCGGCGGGCGGCTCGTGGAGGACGCGGTGCTGGCCGAAGCGATCGCGCGAGTCGCCAGGGCCAATGCGGACGAGCCGATCACCGTCTTCGAAATCCTGACGGCCGTGACATTCCTGTTGTTTTCCGAGCATCCCGCCGACGCGGCGCTGGTCGAGGTCGGCCTCGGCGGCCGCTTCGACGCGACAAACGTCATCGAGGCGCCCGCCGCCTGCGTCATCAGCACCATCTCGCTCGATCACCAGTCCTTTCTCGGCGACCGCGTCGAGCTCATCGCGGCGGAGAAGGCGGGGATCATCAAGCGCGGCGTGCCGGTCGTCGTCGGCCATCAGAGCGAGGCGGTGGCCGCCGAGGTCATTCGTGCCGCCGCCGTCCGGGCCAAAGCGCCGCTCCTCCTCTATGGCGAGGATTTCTTTGCGTTCGCCGAGAACGGTCGTCTGGTCTACCAGGACGACCACGGTCTCCTCGACCTGCCGATGCCGCGCCTGCCCGGCCGCCACCAGATGACGAATGCCGCCGTGGCCATCGCCGGACTCCGGGCGGCCGGCTTCGACCCGAGCGACGCCGCCATCGCCACCGGCATCCTCGCGGCGGAATGGCCAGGACGGCTGCAGCGCCTGACGGCCGGGCCGCTTGCGCGGGCGGCCGTGCCGGGCACCGAGATCTGGCTCGACGGCGGCCACAATCCCGGCGCCGGCCTCGTCATCGCCGAGGCCGTGGCCGAGATGGAGGACAGGGTGCAGCGGCCGCTGTTCCTGATCGTCGGCATGATCAACACGAAGGATCCGCTCGGCTTCTTCGCCGCCTTCAAGGGCATGGTGCGCCACGTCTTCACGGTGCCGGTGTCGACGTCCGACGCCGGGATCGATCCCGACATCCTCGCCGACGCGGCGATCGAGGCCGGCCTCGATGCCGAGCCCTGCGACAGCGTCGAGGAGGCCATCCGCCTCGTCTGCACGAACTGGCAGAGCGAACCCGCGCCGCGTTTCCTGATCTGCGGCTCGCTCTATCTCGTCGGCGAGGTACTGGCCCTCAGCGGGCTCGCACCGAAATAG